In Zingiber officinale cultivar Zhangliang chromosome 8B, Zo_v1.1, whole genome shotgun sequence, a single genomic region encodes these proteins:
- the LOC122014116 gene encoding uncharacterized protein LOC122014116 encodes MADGKATLWYSCFISDIDDHDLSMIRSDLQLSDAYELRVPTAHEHSANPPAGFMTVFRDQLLGEAAMLRAYSSDAKRRTVSYLKALSTELKHGLTSSSRSSPSASRSAPSASQPVPPASAQEETSSVIPLGVAPVEDLAAVEQVDLATEEQAEEERAASPPPAKRLKLQRKRKKVTPATQASPPPLPSGRRSSVISQSLGTRIVTPDRETALGPVVPTLSPRTSTPTPGRVATPEPASFPAQTSSPGPLPPPLMDQPGSSATLSASIPLSASASTPRSRRKTPKKYTFTDSWCLPSSTESGAAEETAEEVPPPVALVEREGDLATSWRSSNQKFWKNPPMEGLDQAARQMVSVCSANLSVIQYASRLQKENEVLKARLHELELPLTPPDPLNPTPGDLASYLRLIGEFAESARRISHVAFDKIKTLEATLKTSESRLASEAERRRALAAELDEKDARLASLQETHETLQKTLTEVQGQLVSSADREKTFQSQWEASQAALKSMQADLLKAQENVF; translated from the exons ATGGCTGACGGTAAGGCCACCCTATGGTACTCATGTTTCATTTCTGATATAGATGATCATGACCTATCTATGATTCGATCGGACTTGCAACTTAGTGATGCTTATGAACTCAGAGTTCCTACAGCCCATGAACACTCCGCCAACCCTCCAGCAGGTTTCATGACCGTCTTCcgagaccagcttttaggag AGGCTGCCATGCTCCGAGCGTACTCATCAGATGCAAAACGCCGAACTGTCTCCTATTTGAAAGCTTTAAGTACAGAGCTTAAGCACGGTTTGACATCTTCTTCCCGGTCTAGCCCTTCTGCCTCACGGTCTGCTCCTTCTGCTTCACAGCCTGTCCCCCCGGCCTCAGCCCAGGAGGAAACTTCCTCGGTTATTCCCCTGGGCGTGGCTCCTGTAGAAGACCTGGCCGCTGTAGAGCAGGTCGATCTGGCCACTGAAGAGCAGGCCGAGGAAGAGCGAGCTGCATCTCCCCCGCCAGCCAAACGTCTGAAGCTCCAGCGCAAAAGGAAGAAAGTTACTCCCGCGACTCAGGCGTCCCCTCCACCGCTTCCTTCTGGCCGTCGCTCATCCGTCATCTCTCAATCTTTGGGGACCAGGATTGTTACTCCTGACCGGGAGACGGCCCTGGGGCCAGTGGTTCCCACTTTGTCACCACGAACATCAACCCCAACACCTGGTCGGGTTGCAACTCCCGAGCCAGCCTCTTTTCCCGCTCAGACCTCCTCTCCCGGGCCGCTACCTCCTCCCTTAATGGACCAGCCCGGGAGTTCAGCCACCCTATCTGCCTCCATTCCGTTATCTGCTTCGGCCTCTACCCCTCGATCTCGGAGGAAAACTCCCAAGAAGTATACCTTTACTGACTCGTGGTGCCTGCCTTCCTCTACAGAGTCCGGCGCCGCTGAAGAAACTGCAGAAGAGGTTCCTCCTCCGGTTGCCTTGGTTGAACGAGAGGGCGATTTAGCGACGTCCTGGCGATCAAGCAATCAGAAGTTTTGGAAGAATCCTCCGATGGAGGGGCTGGATCAAGCTGCTCGCCAGATGGTTTCC GTCTGCTCTGCCAACTTGAGTGTCATTCAATATGCCTCTCGCTTGCAGAAGGAAAATGAAGTGTTAAAGGCTCGTCTTCATGAATTGGAGCTGCCCCTAACTCCCCCCGATCCCCTCAACCCGACCCCCGGGGACTTAGCGAGCTATCTCCGACTGATTGGAGAGTTTGCAGAGTCCGCCCGCCGCATTTCTCATGTGGCCTTTGACAAAATTAAGACTTTGGAAGCGACTCTGAAGACAAGCGAGTCCAGACTGGCTTCTGAGGCGGAGAGGCGTCGGGCGCTAGCAGCTGAGCTGGATGAAAAGGATGCCCGGTTGGCAAGTCTGCAGGAAACCCATGAGACTCTTCAGAAGACTTTAACCGAAGTCCAAGGTCAATTGGTTTCCAGCGCTGACCGGGAGAAGACCTTTCAAAGCCAGTGGGAGGCCAGCCAAGCGGCCCTTAAATCCATGCAGGCCGACCTTTTGAAAGCTCAAGAGAACGTTTTCTAG
- the LOC122017379 gene encoding pentatricopeptide repeat-containing protein At4g38150-like — MAIAAAAAIPRSLLSLSSSSHWRFLFSASSSLLRLRRSKFTSAFFVPSLAGRRCETALPVVSVFLPSPRLPSVSTDARCFCSSSRSSNTNSTASFGWSDDEDENKASTKIKEVDKSKLPPPYDPFSKKPAVEEPRDPSDLQEIFHDMRTEGLTNYAIKMFDGLSKDGLAHEALQLFAIIKDKGTMPDVVAHTAVLEAYANAGGHSKEAIRTYDRMLASGVCPNAYTFAVLVKGLAKDGRLPEARKYLLEMMGKGMRPNAGTYLELFEAYLREQKGDEARALVEEMRGKGFVPEGKAVRETIGKRSQVYRAFMDLFFGK; from the coding sequence ATGGCGATCGCTGCCGCCGCCGCTATCCCTCGATCTCTCCTCTCCCTTTCCTCTTCCTCCCACTGGCGATTTCTCTTCTCCGCCAGTTCCAGTCTACTGCGCCTCCGCCGCTCCAAATTCACCTCTGCCTTCTTCGTTCCCTCTTTAGCCGGCCGCCGCTGTGAGACTGCGCTCCCCGTTGTCTCAGTCTTCCTCCCCTCGCCGAGGCTTCCTTCAGTTTCCACCGACGCTCGTTGTTTTTGCTCTTCCTCCCGCTCCAGCAACACCAATTCCACCGCTTCCTTCGGCTGGTCCGACGATGAGGACGAGAACAAGGCGAGCACGAAGATAAAGGAGGTCGACAAGAGCAAGCTTCCCCCTCCCTACGACCCCTTTAGCAAGAAGCCAGCGGTGGAGGAGCCCCGGGACCCCTCCGACCTGCAGGAGATCTTCCACGACATGCGCACCGAGGGCCTCACCAACTACGCCATCAAGATGTTCGACGGTTTGTCCAAGGACGGCCTCGCCCACGAGGCCCTGCAGCTGTTCGCCATCATCAAGGACAAGGGAACCATGCCTGACGTCGTCGCACACACCGCCGTCCTCGAGGCCTACGCCAACGCCGGCGGCCACTCCAAGGAAGCCATCCGCACATACGACCGCATGCTCGCGTCCGGCGTGTGCCCCAACGCCTACACGTTCGCCGTCCTCGTCAAGGGCCTCGCGAAGGACGGGCGATTGCCGGAGGCGCGCAAGTACTTGCTGGAGATGATGGGGAAGGGCATGCGCCCCAACGCCGGCACCTACCTCGAGCTGTTTGAGGCCTACCTGCGGGAGCAGAAGGGCGACGAGGCCAGGGCTCTAGTGGAAGAGATGAGAGGCAAGGGATTCGTGCCCGAGGGGAAGGCAGTGAGGGAGACGATCGGGAAGCGCAGTCAGGTCTACAGAGCCTTCATGGATCTTTTCTTTGGCAAGTGA